The Pseudomonas parafulva genome includes a window with the following:
- a CDS encoding DUF3309 family protein, with protein sequence MTTILIIILILLLIGGLPVFPHSRSWGYGPSGIVGVVLVILLVLLLLGMI encoded by the coding sequence ATGACCACGATTCTCATCATCATCCTGATCCTCCTGTTGATTGGCGGCTTGCCGGTGTTCCCGCACTCGCGCAGCTGGGGTTATGGCCCGTCCGGCATCGTCGGTGTGGTGCTGGTGATCTTGCTGGTGTTGTTGTTGCTCGGCATGATTTAG
- a CDS encoding N-acetylglutaminylglutamine amidotransferase, with protein sequence MCGLAGELRFTPLGQAPRPADLAAVERITHHLAPRGPDAWGFYSQGPIALGHRRLKIMDLSDGSAQPMQDSTLGLSLAFNGAIYNFPELRQELLDLGYSFWSDGDTEVLLKGYHAWGEALLPKLNGMFALAIWERDSQRLFLARDRLGVKPLYLSRNGERLRFASTLPALLKGGDIDPMLDPVALNHYLNFHAVVPAPRTLLANVQKLEPGTWMRIDRHGEVERSTWWQLQYGPNPDERDLTLEDWTTRVLDATRDAVAIRQRAAVDVGVLLSGGVDSSLLVGLLREVGVDDLSTFSIGFEDAGGERGDEFQYSDLIAKHYGTRHHQLRIAEHEIIDQLPAAFRAMSEPMVSHDCIAFYLLSREVAKHCKGVQSGQGADELFAGYHWYPQVDGANDAFAAYREAFFDRSHAEYRDTVQPVWQLENDAAGDFVREHFARPGADAAVDKALRLDSTVMLVDDPVKRVDNMTMAWGLEARTPFLDYRLAELSARIPARFKLPDGGKQVLKEAARRVIPHEVIDRKKGYFPVPGLKHLEGATLGWVRDLLTDPSQDRGLFNPAMIDRLLSNPHGQLTPLRGSKLWQLAALNLWLTEQGL encoded by the coding sequence ATGTGCGGACTAGCTGGAGAATTGCGTTTCACCCCCCTCGGTCAAGCCCCTCGCCCAGCCGACCTGGCTGCCGTTGAGCGAATTACTCATCACCTGGCGCCACGTGGCCCGGATGCGTGGGGCTTTTACAGCCAGGGGCCAATCGCCCTCGGCCACCGTCGCCTGAAAATCATGGACCTGTCCGACGGCTCGGCCCAACCCATGCAGGACAGCACCCTGGGCCTGTCACTGGCCTTCAACGGCGCCATCTACAACTTCCCCGAATTGCGCCAGGAGCTGCTGGACCTGGGCTATAGCTTCTGGTCCGACGGCGACACGGAGGTGCTGCTCAAGGGGTACCACGCCTGGGGCGAGGCCCTGCTGCCCAAGCTCAACGGCATGTTCGCCCTGGCTATCTGGGAGCGCGACAGCCAGCGCCTGTTCCTGGCCCGTGACCGCCTGGGCGTAAAGCCCCTGTACCTCTCGCGCAACGGCGAGCGCCTGCGCTTTGCATCGACCTTGCCGGCGCTGCTCAAAGGGGGCGACATCGACCCGATGCTCGACCCGGTGGCGCTGAACCACTACCTGAATTTCCATGCCGTGGTCCCGGCGCCGCGCACGCTGCTGGCCAACGTGCAAAAGCTCGAACCCGGCACCTGGATGCGCATCGACCGCCACGGCGAAGTCGAGCGCAGCACTTGGTGGCAACTCCAGTACGGCCCTAACCCGGATGAGCGTGACCTGACCCTGGAGGATTGGACCACACGGGTCCTTGACGCCACCCGCGATGCGGTTGCCATTCGCCAGCGCGCTGCGGTCGACGTGGGCGTGCTGCTCTCCGGCGGTGTCGATTCCAGCCTGCTGGTCGGCCTGCTGCGCGAAGTGGGCGTGGATGACCTGTCGACCTTCTCCATCGGTTTCGAGGACGCAGGCGGCGAGCGCGGCGATGAATTCCAGTATTCGGACCTGATCGCCAAGCACTACGGTACCCGCCACCATCAACTGCGCATTGCCGAGCACGAGATCATCGATCAGTTGCCTGCGGCGTTTCGCGCCATGAGCGAGCCGATGGTCAGCCATGACTGCATCGCCTTCTACCTGCTGTCGCGCGAAGTGGCCAAGCACTGCAAGGGCGTGCAGAGCGGCCAGGGCGCCGACGAGCTGTTTGCCGGCTACCACTGGTACCCGCAGGTCGATGGCGCCAACGATGCATTCGCGGCGTACCGCGAAGCGTTCTTCGACCGCAGCCATGCCGAATACCGTGACACCGTGCAGCCGGTCTGGCAGCTGGAGAACGATGCTGCTGGCGACTTCGTCCGTGAACACTTCGCCCGCCCTGGCGCTGACGCGGCCGTAGACAAGGCTCTGCGTCTGGACAGCACGGTGATGCTGGTGGACGACCCGGTCAAGCGTGTGGACAACATGACCATGGCCTGGGGCCTGGAGGCCCGTACGCCGTTTCTGGACTACCGCCTGGCAGAACTGTCGGCTCGCATTCCGGCACGCTTCAAGCTGCCCGACGGCGGCAAGCAGGTGCTCAAGGAGGCGGCGCGCCGGGTGATTCCGCATGAAGTCATCGACCGCAAGAAGGGTTACTTCCCGGTGCCTGGCCTCAAGCACCTCGAAGGCGCCACCCTGGGTTGGGTACGCGACCTGCTGACCGACCCGAGCCAGGACCGCGGCCTGTTCAATCCGGCCATGATCGACCGTCTGCTGAGCAACCCGCACGGCCAGCTTACCCCCCTGCGCGGTTCCAAACTGTGGCAGTTGGCGGCGCTGAACCTGTGGCTGACCGAACAAGGACTCTGA
- a CDS encoding YheU family protein: MLIPYEHLQADTLTRLIEDFVTRDGTDNGDDTPLETRVLRVRQALAKGQAFILFDPESQQCQLLAKHDVPRELLE, encoded by the coding sequence ATGCTGATTCCCTACGAACACTTGCAAGCCGACACCCTCACCCGCCTGATCGAGGACTTCGTGACCCGCGACGGCACCGACAATGGTGATGACACGCCGTTGGAAACCCGTGTGCTGAGGGTCCGCCAGGCGCTGGCCAAGGGGCAGGCGTTCATCCTGTTCGACCCTGAAAGCCAGCAGTGCCAGCTGCTGGCCAAGCACGACGTGCCTCGCGAACTGCTGGAGTAA
- a CDS encoding ABC transporter substrate-binding protein, whose protein sequence is MSARFLIALITLLLALPATASEYPLNVRSCERLVTFSKAPKRVVVHDVNMTAMLLHLGLRDSIIGYTGFTRSKHRDPWIDAALEGVPQLASRYPSIETLLAVDADLFFAGWNYGMHVGGAVTPATLAPFGVPVYELSESCAWVMSGQRASFDDVYRDLDNLGRMFDHQRQAQALIGQMRQRIAGVQARAGQAQHRPRVFLYDSGEDRPLTSGRLGMPQALIDAAGGVNVMDDVAASWTQVNWESVVERDPDVILIVDYGPRTWQQKRDFLLHQPALKDVRAIREQRFVPLTYLQVTPSVENVEAVEKIARALHPELFAAGAP, encoded by the coding sequence ATGAGCGCTCGCTTTCTGATCGCCCTGATAACGCTGCTGCTGGCGCTGCCTGCCACGGCCAGCGAGTACCCGCTGAACGTGCGCAGTTGCGAGCGCCTGGTGACGTTCAGCAAGGCCCCCAAACGGGTGGTGGTGCACGATGTGAACATGACCGCCATGCTGCTGCACCTGGGGCTGCGAGACAGCATCATCGGCTACACAGGGTTCACCCGCAGTAAACACCGTGACCCATGGATCGACGCTGCGCTGGAGGGCGTGCCACAACTGGCAAGCCGTTATCCTTCCATTGAAACGCTGCTGGCGGTCGATGCCGACCTGTTCTTCGCCGGCTGGAACTATGGCATGCACGTGGGAGGGGCGGTGACCCCCGCGACGCTTGCGCCCTTTGGAGTGCCGGTCTACGAGTTGAGCGAGTCCTGCGCTTGGGTCATGTCCGGCCAACGTGCGAGCTTCGATGATGTCTATCGCGACCTGGATAACCTGGGGCGCATGTTCGATCACCAGCGCCAGGCCCAAGCGCTGATCGGGCAGATGCGCCAGCGGATCGCCGGGGTGCAAGCGCGGGCAGGGCAGGCGCAACACCGACCACGGGTCTTCTTGTACGACAGCGGCGAAGATCGCCCGCTGACATCGGGGCGCCTGGGCATGCCGCAGGCACTGATCGACGCAGCCGGTGGCGTGAACGTGATGGACGACGTGGCCGCCAGCTGGACCCAGGTGAATTGGGAAAGCGTGGTAGAGCGCGACCCTGACGTGATCCTGATCGTCGACTACGGACCCAGGACCTGGCAGCAGAAACGTGATTTTCTGTTGCACCAGCCCGCGTTGAAAGACGTACGGGCCATCCGCGAGCAGCGCTTCGTGCCACTGACCTACCTGCAGGTCACCCCCTCGGTTGAGAACGTCGAAGCCGTGGAGAAAATCGCCCGCGCCTTGCATCCCGAGCTGTTCGCAGCGGGGGCACCATGA
- a CDS encoding TonB-dependent receptor, with amino-acid sequence MSRYCVFLTPQGALLGASLVPCVCMAVPIQAAEDVHALALPATAITGTAEQNPPVDLHTPGTSGSRLNLTPLETPASVTRIGAEQILGRNNATVQDAVTRTPGITFVGTPGNGGTALSARGFTGHSSTMQLYDGTRLYVGAGTVTFPVDTWSVERIDVLRGPASVLYGEGATGAVINVVPKKPFDGEVRNQVRLGYGSNDRRQLALDSGGSLTDTLSYRLNLNKLHSNGWVDRGESASVAVSGSLRWQPNDDFSVTLSHDYGDQDPQQYFGTPLVNGHYRESLRDHNYNVADAEVHYNDQSTRLVTDWVITDNLTANNQLYFLKAQRRWRNAESYTWLPGDQVQRSNFISIKQTQEQIGDRQSFTLQHTLFGLDSQTVVGADYNAIRFVRKHDFGNTYTDTVPLWGSGGGDYISTDPYRSREANQARQFSLFAENRTQLTQRLSLITGVRHDQVHLNRDDLDTDTRTDRSLSGDNWRAGLVFALTEDLSLYGQYATSTEGVSNLLTLSAAQQSWDLSTAKQTEVGVKQMLPEGRGEWTLAAYHIVKKKLLSTDPLNPTVQQQVGQQSSDGIEATLALRLPYGVQLSANAAWVRAEYDEFASGNSDYSGNRPIDVPRRSANLWLSKDFGRLFSAGAGARYVDSRYGDNANTVQVPSYTVVDANVDWHVQPDLTLGLQLNNLFDRQYATTTENNGRQWYLGGPRSFFVTADYRF; translated from the coding sequence ATGTCCCGCTATTGTGTTTTTCTTACCCCTCAAGGGGCGTTGCTAGGCGCGAGCCTGGTGCCCTGTGTGTGCATGGCCGTCCCGATTCAGGCAGCCGAAGATGTCCATGCGCTGGCATTGCCCGCCACAGCCATCACCGGCACTGCCGAGCAGAACCCTCCCGTGGACCTGCACACTCCTGGCACCAGCGGTTCGCGCCTGAACCTCACGCCCTTGGAAACGCCAGCCAGCGTCACCCGCATCGGCGCCGAGCAAATTCTCGGGCGCAACAACGCCACGGTGCAGGACGCGGTGACCCGCACCCCCGGCATCACTTTCGTCGGCACGCCTGGCAACGGCGGCACTGCGCTTTCGGCCCGTGGCTTCACCGGCCACAGTTCGACCATGCAGCTGTATGACGGCACCCGCCTGTACGTGGGCGCCGGCACCGTCACGTTTCCCGTGGACACCTGGTCAGTAGAACGCATCGACGTGCTGCGCGGCCCGGCTTCGGTGTTGTACGGAGAGGGCGCCACCGGTGCGGTGATCAACGTGGTGCCGAAAAAGCCCTTCGACGGCGAGGTTCGCAACCAGGTTCGCCTGGGCTACGGTTCCAATGATCGTCGGCAGTTGGCATTGGACAGCGGCGGTTCGCTGACCGATACCCTGAGTTATCGCCTGAACCTCAACAAGTTGCACAGCAATGGCTGGGTCGACCGTGGTGAGTCAGCCAGCGTTGCTGTCAGCGGTTCATTGCGCTGGCAACCGAACGACGATTTCAGCGTCACCCTCAGCCATGACTACGGTGACCAGGACCCGCAACAGTATTTCGGTACGCCGCTGGTCAATGGGCATTACCGTGAATCGCTTCGTGACCACAACTACAACGTGGCCGACGCCGAGGTGCATTACAACGATCAGTCCACTCGATTGGTCACGGACTGGGTGATCACCGACAACCTCACCGCCAATAACCAGCTGTATTTCCTCAAGGCCCAGCGCCGGTGGCGAAATGCCGAAAGCTACACTTGGCTGCCGGGCGACCAGGTGCAGCGCAGCAATTTCATCAGCATCAAGCAGACCCAGGAACAGATTGGGGATCGCCAATCGTTCACCCTGCAGCACACCCTGTTCGGCCTGGACAGCCAGACCGTGGTTGGCGCGGACTACAACGCGATCCGCTTCGTGCGCAAGCATGATTTTGGCAACACCTACACAGATACCGTGCCGCTATGGGGCTCGGGCGGCGGCGATTACATCAGCACCGACCCCTACCGCTCGCGCGAAGCGAACCAGGCCCGGCAATTCTCCCTGTTCGCCGAAAACCGCACGCAACTGACCCAGCGCCTGTCGTTGATCACCGGTGTGCGGCATGACCAGGTGCACCTGAACCGTGACGATCTGGACACCGATACCCGCACCGATCGCAGTCTGAGTGGCGACAACTGGCGGGCGGGCCTGGTGTTCGCGCTGACCGAGGACCTCTCGCTCTATGGTCAGTACGCCACCAGCACCGAAGGCGTGAGCAACTTGCTGACGCTCAGTGCAGCGCAACAAAGCTGGGACCTGAGTACCGCCAAACAGACCGAAGTCGGTGTCAAGCAGATGCTGCCTGAAGGCCGTGGCGAGTGGACACTGGCGGCGTACCACATCGTCAAGAAGAAACTCCTGAGTACCGATCCACTCAACCCCACCGTCCAGCAACAGGTCGGCCAGCAATCTTCGGACGGCATCGAGGCCACCCTGGCGTTGCGCCTGCCCTACGGTGTGCAGCTTTCGGCCAACGCCGCCTGGGTCCGCGCCGAGTACGACGAATTTGCCAGTGGCAACAGCGACTACAGCGGCAACCGGCCGATCGATGTGCCACGGCGGTCAGCCAACCTGTGGTTGAGCAAAGACTTTGGTCGGTTGTTCAGTGCCGGGGCTGGAGCGCGGTATGTCGACAGCCGCTATGGGGACAATGCCAATACCGTGCAGGTACCGAGCTACACCGTGGTCGACGCCAACGTTGACTGGCACGTGCAGCCGGACCTGACCTTGGGCCTGCAGCTCAACAACCTGTTCGATCGTCAGTACGCCACCACCACCGAAAATAACGGCCGGCAGTGGTACCTGGGTGGACCACGGTCTTTCTTCGTCACGGCCGATTACCGTTTCTGA
- the csrA gene encoding carbon storage regulator CsrA: MLVIGREVGEVIMIGDDIRIMVVETRDGMVRFGVDAPREVPVHRAEVYRRIKETQCARARRAHKAS; encoded by the coding sequence ATGTTGGTAATAGGACGCGAAGTGGGTGAGGTCATCATGATCGGCGATGACATCCGAATCATGGTGGTAGAGACCCGGGACGGGATGGTGCGCTTCGGTGTCGATGCACCCCGGGAGGTGCCGGTGCACCGCGCCGAGGTCTACAGGCGCATCAAGGAAACGCAATGTGCCAGGGCGCGCCGGGCGCACAAGGCTTCATAG
- the ngg gene encoding N-acetylglutaminylglutamine synthetase — translation MKAHETAYGQRLLRGQAPSYERLQARLAGDGSEPHDQPRALHCGWGRLLIGHTYADPAKLAEDLLGECRGERDIALYVAAPQQVLAHAPQQLFLDPSDTLRLWFTDYRPAQRVFRGFRVRRAQNPSDWQAINTLYQARGMLPVDPELLTPRHLGGPVYWLAEDEDSGAIIGSVMGLNHAKAFDDPEHGSSLWCLAVDPHCTRPGVGEVLVRHLIEHFMSRGLAYLDLSVLHDNRQAKRLYEKLGFRNLPTFAVKRKNVINERLFLGPGPQADLNPYARIIVDEALRRGIEVQVCDAAAGLFTLSLGGRRVRCRESLSDLTSAVTMTLCQDKRLTQHALHNAGLLVPAQQLAGNADDNLAFLEDHGAVVVKPVDGEQGQGVAVNLTTIEDVTRAVEHARQFDSRVLLESFHAGHDLRIVVIGYEVVAAAIRHPAQVMGDGTHSIRALIDAQSRRRQAATGGESKIPVDGETERTLAAAGFGYEDVLPAGRQLAVRRTANLHTGGTLEDVTARLHPTLADAAIRAARALEIPVVGLDFMVKDASEPDYVIIEANERAGLANHEPQPTAERFIDLLFPHSRPLA, via the coding sequence ATGAAAGCCCACGAAACGGCCTATGGCCAGCGCCTGCTGCGCGGCCAGGCGCCCTCTTACGAGCGCCTGCAGGCACGCCTTGCGGGCGATGGCAGCGAGCCCCACGACCAGCCACGTGCCCTGCACTGTGGCTGGGGACGGCTACTGATCGGGCATACCTATGCCGACCCGGCCAAACTGGCCGAAGACCTGTTGGGCGAATGCCGCGGCGAACGCGACATTGCCCTGTACGTGGCGGCGCCCCAGCAGGTGCTGGCCCACGCGCCGCAGCAACTGTTCCTGGACCCCTCGGACACCCTGCGCCTGTGGTTTACCGACTATCGCCCGGCACAACGGGTATTTCGCGGCTTTCGCGTGCGTCGGGCGCAAAACCCCAGTGACTGGCAAGCCATCAACACGCTCTACCAGGCACGCGGCATGCTGCCCGTGGACCCTGAGCTGCTCACCCCGCGGCACCTGGGCGGACCGGTGTACTGGCTGGCCGAAGACGAAGACAGTGGCGCGATCATCGGCAGTGTCATGGGCTTGAACCATGCCAAGGCCTTCGATGACCCGGAACACGGCAGCAGCCTGTGGTGCCTGGCCGTAGACCCGCACTGCACCCGTCCTGGGGTGGGTGAAGTGCTGGTGCGCCACCTGATCGAGCACTTCATGAGCCGCGGCCTGGCCTACCTGGACCTGTCGGTGTTGCACGACAACCGCCAGGCCAAGCGCTTGTACGAAAAACTGGGCTTTCGCAACCTGCCCACGTTCGCCGTCAAGCGCAAGAACGTCATCAACGAGCGCCTGTTCCTGGGCCCTGGCCCACAGGCTGACCTCAACCCCTATGCGCGCATCATCGTCGATGAGGCCCTGCGCCGGGGTATCGAGGTGCAGGTGTGCGACGCCGCTGCCGGTCTGTTTACCCTGAGCCTGGGCGGTCGCCGCGTACGCTGCCGGGAGTCGCTCAGCGACCTGACCAGCGCCGTGACCATGACCTTGTGCCAGGACAAGCGCCTGACCCAACACGCCCTGCACAATGCAGGTCTGCTGGTGCCGGCGCAGCAACTGGCCGGTAACGCCGATGACAACCTGGCGTTCCTCGAGGACCACGGCGCGGTCGTGGTCAAACCCGTGGATGGCGAACAGGGCCAAGGCGTTGCGGTCAACCTCACGACCATCGAAGACGTCACGCGTGCGGTCGAACACGCTCGACAGTTCGACAGCCGCGTGCTGTTGGAAAGCTTCCATGCCGGGCACGACTTGCGCATCGTGGTCATCGGCTATGAAGTGGTCGCGGCCGCGATTCGCCATCCGGCGCAGGTGATGGGCGATGGTACGCACAGCATCCGCGCGCTGATCGATGCACAAAGCCGGCGGCGCCAGGCGGCCACTGGCGGCGAAAGCAAGATCCCAGTAGACGGTGAGACCGAGCGCACGTTGGCCGCGGCCGGCTTTGGGTATGAGGATGTGTTGCCCGCGGGCCGCCAGCTGGCCGTGCGGCGCACCGCTAATCTGCACACCGGCGGCACGCTCGAAGATGTCACGGCACGCCTTCACCCTACCCTCGCCGATGCGGCCATCCGTGCAGCGCGGGCACTGGAGATACCCGTGGTGGGCCTCGATTTCATGGTCAAGGATGCCAGCGAACCCGACTACGTCATCATCGAGGCCAACGAGCGTGCAGGCCTGGCCAACCACGAGCCGCAACCGACGGCAGAACGCTTCATCGACCTGCTGTTCCCCCATAGCAGGCCGCTGGCCTGA
- a CDS encoding SDR family oxidoreductase: MHKRIMITGAGSGLGREIALRWAREGWRLALADISEAGLRQTLEMVRAAGGDGFVQRCDVRDYSQLTALAQACEEHFDGIDVIVNNAGVASGGFFAELSLEDWDWQISVNLMGVVKGCKAFLPLLERSKGRIVNIASMAALMQGPGMSNYNVAKAGVLALSESLLVELRQLEVGVHVVCPSFFQTNLLDSFRGPDPAMKAQVGKLLEGSPISASDIAECIYHQVADGQFLILPHEAGRQAWALKCQAPERLYDEMADMAVKMRAKARTR, from the coding sequence ATGCATAAGCGCATCATGATCACTGGCGCAGGCTCCGGGCTGGGCCGCGAAATTGCCCTGCGGTGGGCGCGCGAAGGCTGGCGCCTGGCGTTGGCCGATATCAGCGAGGCTGGCCTGCGCCAGACGCTTGAAATGGTGCGTGCCGCGGGCGGGGACGGGTTCGTGCAACGGTGCGATGTACGCGACTACAGCCAGCTCACCGCGCTGGCACAGGCGTGCGAGGAGCACTTCGACGGCATCGATGTGATCGTCAATAACGCCGGGGTGGCATCAGGCGGGTTCTTCGCCGAGTTGTCGCTCGAAGACTGGGACTGGCAGATCTCGGTAAACCTCATGGGCGTGGTCAAGGGCTGCAAGGCTTTCCTGCCGCTGCTTGAGCGCAGCAAAGGGCGCATCGTCAACATCGCCTCCATGGCAGCGCTCATGCAGGGCCCAGGCATGAGCAATTACAACGTCGCCAAGGCGGGAGTGCTGGCGCTCTCGGAAAGCCTGCTGGTGGAGCTGCGCCAACTAGAGGTGGGTGTGCACGTGGTCTGCCCGTCATTTTTCCAGACCAACCTGCTGGACTCGTTCCGTGGGCCGGATCCGGCCATGAAAGCGCAGGTCGGCAAGTTGCTGGAAGGCTCGCCCATCAGTGCCAGCGATATCGCCGAGTGCATCTACCACCAGGTGGCTGACGGGCAGTTTCTGATCCTGCCCCACGAAGCGGGGCGCCAGGCCTGGGCGTTGAAATGCCAGGCACCTGAACGGCTGTACGATGAAATGGCCGACATGGCAGTGAAGATGCGTGCGAAGGCCCGAACCCGTTAA
- a CDS encoding ABC transporter ATP-binding protein, whose amino-acid sequence MTRLSIEGLHWAVPEAGRRVRQILQGVDLHVDDGECVGLVGPNGSGKTSLLRCAYRATQPTAGRVSVSGVDIWQRSPRWCAQRIAVVLQEFPGEFGLSVAEVVSMGRTPHKALFDGDTPEDRQRVAHTLVLVGLAGHAERTFASLSGGEKQRVLLARALVQAPELLILDEPTNHLDPRYQLGLLQHLRSLGLSTLASFHDLNLAAAFCDRLYVIDAGRILVSGTPQQVLTRELIQEVFGVQALVDLHPLHPYPRITWITRP is encoded by the coding sequence ATGACTCGACTGAGTATCGAAGGCCTGCACTGGGCAGTGCCCGAGGCGGGGCGCAGGGTGCGCCAGATCCTGCAAGGCGTGGACCTGCATGTGGACGACGGTGAGTGCGTAGGGCTTGTCGGCCCCAACGGCAGTGGCAAGACCAGCCTGCTACGTTGCGCCTATCGCGCCACGCAACCCACTGCAGGCAGGGTCAGCGTGAGCGGTGTCGATATCTGGCAACGCAGCCCGCGCTGGTGTGCGCAGCGTATCGCGGTGGTGCTCCAGGAGTTTCCTGGCGAATTCGGATTGAGCGTTGCCGAGGTGGTGAGCATGGGGCGCACGCCGCACAAGGCCCTGTTTGATGGCGACACGCCCGAGGACCGGCAAAGGGTCGCTCATACGCTTGTGCTGGTTGGGCTGGCAGGTCATGCCGAGCGTACGTTCGCTTCGCTATCCGGAGGCGAGAAGCAGCGCGTGCTGTTGGCCCGGGCACTGGTGCAAGCCCCTGAGCTGCTGATTCTCGACGAGCCGACCAACCACCTCGACCCGCGTTACCAACTTGGGCTTCTGCAGCATTTGCGCAGCCTGGGGCTGAGCACCCTGGCCAGCTTCCACGACCTCAACCTGGCTGCGGCATTCTGTGACCGGCTGTACGTCATCGACGCTGGCCGCATCCTTGTCAGCGGCACGCCCCAGCAGGTGCTGACCCGCGAACTGATCCAGGAGGTGTTTGGTGTCCAGGCGCTGGTCGACCTTCATCCGCTGCACCCTTACCCACGCATTACCTGGATAACCCGACCATGA
- a CDS encoding tyrosine-type recombinase/integrase — MIHTACLAGFNRACESVSRRAQRWVGERLIGALNRADAGGLGLLEILENRTKTKRTRKVLLNDRALYALEKPRPLTEARSDDVFAPSGRDDRSALFRRPEASQKRYWLAASRMLGIRHRRMHDTRHTYATMCQVAGMNPAFIAAQLGHSVQVLLSMRQVDQRPNDWAQFDQPKPAGSSTNAVRAKSQ, encoded by the coding sequence ATGATTCATACCGCCTGCTTGGCGGGCTTCAACCGAGCCTGCGAAAGCGTGTCCAGGCGGGCGCAGCGCTGGGTTGGAGAGCGATTGATCGGTGCCCTGAACAGGGCCGATGCCGGGGGGCTTGGGCTACTGGAAATCCTCGAAAATCGCACCAAAACCAAGCGCACACGCAAAGTTTTATTGAACGATCGGGCCTTGTACGCCCTCGAAAAACCCAGACCGCTCACCGAGGCGCGTTCAGATGATGTGTTCGCGCCCAGTGGGAGAGACGACCGTTCGGCGCTGTTCAGACGCCCCGAAGCGAGTCAAAAACGTTACTGGCTGGCAGCTTCGCGGATGCTTGGTATCAGGCACCGCAGGATGCACGACACGCGCCACACGTACGCAACCATGTGCCAGGTGGCCGGCATGAACCCGGCATTCATCGCCGCGCAACTCGGGCACAGCGTGCAGGTGCTGCTCTCCATGCGCCAGGTGGATCAACGCCCCAACGACTGGGCGCAGTTTGATCAGCCTAAGCCTGCGGGAAGCAGTACAAATGCGGTACGCGCGAAAAGCCAGTGA
- a CDS encoding osmoprotectant NAGGN system M42 family peptidase: MSERHPEPDLEYLKRVLLEMLAIPSPTGFTDTIVRYVAERLDELGIPYELTRRGTIRATLKGRQSSPDRAVSAHLDTIGASVRQVQDNGRLALAPVGCWSSRFAEGSRVSVFTDAGVFRGSVLPLMASGHAFNTAIDQMPISWDHVEVRLDAYCATRADCEALGIGIGDFVAFDPLPEFTDSGHISARHLDDKAGVAALLAALKAVVESGRQPLIDCHPLFTITEETGSGAAGALPWDVSEFVGIDIAPVAPGQASSEHAVSVAMQDSSGPYDYHLSRHLLKLAGEQELPVRRDLFRYYFSDAHSAVTAGHDIRTALVAFGCDATHGYERTHIDSLAALSQLLSAYLLSPPVFASDSQPANASLERFSHQLEHDAQMESDTRVPAVDSLVGQKT, encoded by the coding sequence ATGTCTGAACGACATCCCGAACCCGATCTCGAGTACCTCAAGCGCGTCTTGCTGGAAATGCTCGCCATCCCCAGCCCTACAGGCTTCACCGACACCATCGTGCGCTACGTGGCCGAGCGCCTGGACGAGCTGGGCATTCCCTACGAACTGACCCGACGCGGCACCATTCGCGCCACCCTCAAAGGGCGTCAAAGCTCCCCGGACCGCGCCGTCTCCGCGCACCTGGACACCATCGGCGCCAGCGTGCGCCAGGTGCAGGACAACGGTCGCCTGGCCCTGGCGCCTGTGGGCTGCTGGTCCAGCCGCTTCGCCGAAGGCAGCCGCGTCAGCGTGTTCACCGATGCAGGCGTATTTCGTGGCAGCGTACTGCCACTGATGGCCAGCGGGCATGCCTTCAATACCGCCATCGACCAGATGCCCATCAGTTGGGATCATGTGGAAGTGCGCCTGGATGCCTACTGTGCCACCCGTGCCGATTGCGAGGCGCTGGGCATAGGGATCGGCGACTTCGTGGCCTTCGACCCGCTGCCCGAGTTCACCGACAGCGGGCATATCAGCGCCCGCCACCTGGACGACAAGGCCGGGGTCGCTGCCTTGTTGGCCGCCTTGAAAGCCGTGGTGGAAAGTGGCCGCCAGCCGCTGATCGATTGCCACCCGCTGTTCACCATCACCGAAGAAACCGGCTCGGGAGCCGCCGGCGCCCTGCCCTGGGATGTCAGCGAGTTCGTCGGGATCGACATCGCCCCGGTCGCGCCCGGCCAGGCCTCCAGTGAGCACGCCGTCAGCGTGGCCATGCAGGATTCGTCCGGGCCGTACGACTACCACTTGTCTCGACACCTGCTCAAGCTCGCAGGCGAACAGGAATTGCCGGTACGCCGCGACCTGTTCCGCTACTACTTCAGTGATGCCCATTCGGCGGTGACCGCGGGCCATGACATCCGCACGGCGCTGGTCGCCTTCGGCTGCGATGCCACCCACGGCTATGAGCGCACGCACATCGACAGCCTGGCCGCGTTGAGCCAATTGTTGTCGGCCTACCTGTTGAGCCCGCCCGTGTTTGCCAGCGACTCGCAGCCAGCCAATGCGTCACTTGAGCGCTTCAGTCATCAGCTCGAACACGATGCGCAGATGGAGAGCGACACGCGCGTGCCGGCGGTGGACAGCCTGGTCGGTCAGAAGACCTGA